In Magnolia sinica isolate HGM2019 chromosome 12, MsV1, whole genome shotgun sequence, a single genomic region encodes these proteins:
- the LOC131219994 gene encoding uncharacterized protein LOC131219994, protein MACDHVTSCKISGKIMKSDETQDPIAAIEIRLKKKHQLLDLSGDDLIFTVAAETEILTITKSLSVEITSLLIPQNLHLFIPTMLSDLEICSCTLGNLKESIAVSLRSMVEVVVSKGRYSLQVVLEIEYLTSDLYNEDEAVHQATADSMDMGGNSGGFGGTPASRSSIEEALRTEKVGERDWMENCRICLDEFRDDMEVKRMPCSHVFHGACITQWLEQSNMCPLCRVRV, encoded by the coding sequence ATGGCATGTGATCACGTCACAAGTTGTAAGATTTCCGGCAAAATAATGAAAAGTGATGAAACTCAAGATCCAATCGCAGCCATCGAAATTCGTCTGAAAAAGAAGCATCAACTGCTAGATTTGTCCGGAGATGATCTCATTTTTACAGTTGCCGCTGAAACGGAGATTCTGACCATAACCAAGTCATTGTCAGTCGAGATCACTAGCTTACTTATTCCGCAGAACTTGCATCTCTTCATTCCGACGATGCTTTCCGACTTAGAAATATGTTCCTGTACACTTGGAAACTTGAAAGAATCCATTGCCGTTTCTCTCCGTTCTATGGTAGAAGTGGTGGTTAGCAAGGGACGTTACTCGCTGCAGGTTGTCTTGGAGATTGAATATCTTACGTCAGATTTATACAATGAAGATGAAGCGGTCCATCAGGCTACTGCAGACTCGATGGACATGGGTGGCAATAGTGGAGGATTCGGGGGGACCCCCGCTTCAAGATCATCGATTGAGGAGGCTTTGAGAACAGAGAAGGTGGGAGAaagagattggatggagaatTGTAGAATTTGtttggatgagtttcgtgatgatATGGAAGTCAAGCGCATGCCGTGCTCTCATGTTTTCCATGGAGCTTGCATTACTCAATGGTTGGAACAGAGTAACATGTGTCCTTTGTGCCGGGTTAGGGTTTAA